The Astyanax mexicanus isolate ESR-SI-001 chromosome 7, AstMex3_surface, whole genome shotgun sequence genome has a window encoding:
- the znf318 gene encoding zinc finger protein 318, producing MYRGSRPHRAPAGRGFAPRGPPSFTRPPFRNGIPHGYRGPPEPHRRSPPRRRYPSPGGRGPGEEYRGEAPPSRDYGHLYTPSPPRGGLPSDHSLVITVGNELTQRGGEIPYARDYSPRKSYDDHEDHISRRRSPSRGRSRGRSPDRMCSKSRPRSRTRSRSRGRAVSRSRAVSRGRSKSRARSKSRARSKSRSRSRSRSRSRARSRARSRARSKSRPRSRSRSRSRGRSRARSRARSRGRSRSHSGSSSSSHSRNSSHSSTVKKSEDFSELEKARRQKEMENMLSMPTKSILKKRIDSSETDSPLLVQNTDSPHGHAGGGLSQEAEQLLSAVTKNMDPDVLTSMLSQSSNASALEELINRLQPTKDSGHGLPYSHEGSSQENSDLSQLLNVMAEAVSIPIPKKKSFVDIEDEEKFLYGDDDDEDSFQGKGMAKAGQSSLLDVYGETQADVALYRETKVGPMQPHSVQKSEYGPSSYLHGNPEEDDICHSKRESKHRDKQYTSKQTEKAPDEGLEHFPPGVGPNDAKVREEVEEYEKIQDLLKTIGLDLGVAEISKMAARTQERLHGKNPGKKPPARRQSDRKHRSHSRSYSSSSSSSGSSGSQSCSQSRSRSRSHSRNRSSSRSRSRSSSQSSSRERTSSRSRKSSVPPEKRSSRSVSQNEKEHRPAVKPEERPWTNASPQTPEVVNQGRNPFPPHPSRTAHQMPPYPHQPPHGVMPPNYHPPGYDPYGNYMQYMPQGWPMYPPPGMPVPPPSPMEDYNSSGPERPYLKVIDTGSNQGQETDRKGPKVDPLQSMRVCSSGSQRKVFEEKNTASQKQKVIEELEKIRRDRESRLRKKDSLIKELETLRKQQGELLRKKRREKDGHKDPVLIELGQLQEDVMAQISKLRAEHEAAEKKHEELVKVASILGLDHRNLRGSGDREQQSTQNKSKEIARSPEKSKAALNTSTTKVSKPSAAAATAPAPDTPAELIEYYDAGNHWCKNCNITSGSMFDFFTHLHSKIHRKTLDPYDRPWAPKSETEKKRPSGEQISKPAKGSEFLLPVRGFFCQLCKQFFGDPICAEAHVTCHKHNEVYKKQMYENPLYEQRRNLDRQVGMESERKVEHKRKHDDDDDSKDDNKKPKLIKDEGKREEPKYSKEGEHKAKYNKEEEKEEEKQKIRKEEQERIKYRKEEEERERYAREAEERGKYKKEQEDRYRQKKEEEERYRYRDDNRYRYRDEDDMYRYRKEDERSRYGREDEKKYRYGREPEEDRRPKYREDEGVKWPKSKWEDDDDENKSRDEKKDDKWQRQKAKAGRSKDILSKAPVKDSKTEPEKPSELPKVLSGPSPAMLAKLRKKNEEAAGRPAFGKFTWKKPEKTALEKEAERIAAQFTKEDEESAAAAALEANKDSEDPDAFAKSVAVAKNIAIKLSSKPTLPPSQEWVAFNQNKVRPTLPPTPNFLRKSSIGPQNKPGPTMVSKSPGPVTKDQAQNEGVISADLISKAFGGQEVELKVSGNKNVSPTSSSPITASTPTPTTTFMPPPPTTFMPPPDTSMPPPAFTVKNVEAVQLKAPPPRIISLQSDVAAPGVPKEEQNLTVLVRPPPQLKISTNDSKSDKPKTSLAAAKAKDLFDIFYSGSSTMVGSSVASAGSKIVPKSNSNANTKHQGTMQSQASEKSIKNEGPETEDSSEVTQSKCKESSADKEIESPTVGKGALDEEPQMDEKSLGKNSQVDEASMDEEPQRSQMSLDEEPQVDKISLGEEPQVDKSFVDEKPAVDKSSLGEVQQVDKSFVGKEPAVNKSFVGEEPAVDKIFVVEETVVEKVSLCEEIQMNQSSLGEEPQVDKGSPCEEPVVDEGFLGEEPQVDECSPCKEPQLDNSSSCEKLVVNKGSLVEEEPMDKSTLGEKPVVEKSSPAEEPQLDKSPPCEEPVVDKGFLGGEPQLDECSPCNEPQVDNTSPCEEPVVDEDSLAKKPQVDTGSLGKESEIDKGLLAEEPQMDQSSPSKEPVLDKGSVVEEPQLDKNSKTLELSLNEENCENMEIIAPSNEATSLECEPSSTILENIEIMDTSGGKQDGETPLDPEEAMTVSFSPPPGSFTEQLNLDTFEFNFDSL from the exons ATGTACCGAGGCAGTAGGCCCCACAGAGCCCCGGCTGGCCGCGGCTTCGCTCCCCGCGGTCCTCCCTCCTTCACCCGGCCACCTTTTCGCAACGGCATTCCCCACGGATACCGCGGACCCCCGGAGCCGCACCGGCGCTCCCCGCCGAGGAGGAGGTACCCGTCCCCTGGAGGAAGGGGCCCGGGGGAAGAGTACCGGGGCGAAGCGCCACCCTCCCGGGACTACGGTCAT CTATATACTCCCTCACCCCCTCGCGGTGGGCTCCCTAGTGACCATAGTCTTGTTATTACTGTGGGAAATGAATTGACCCAGAGAGGAGGAGAGATCCCCTATGCCAG AGACTACTCCCCACGAAAAAGCTACGATGACCACGAAGACCACATCTCGAGAAGGCGGAGTCCCAGTCGTGGCAGGAGTAGGGGTCGCAGTCCAGACAGAATGTGCAGCAAGAGTCGTCCAAGAAGCCGCACCAGAAGCCGCAGTCGCGGAAGGGCTGTTAGCCGCAGCAGGGCAGTGAGCCGAGGGCGAAGTAAGAGCAGAGCTCGCAGTAAGAGCAGAGCCCGTAGCAAAAGTCGGAGCCGAAGCAGGAGTCGGAGCCGCAGCAGGGCCCGAAGCAGGGCCCGCAGCAGAGCGAGGAGTAAGAGCCGTCCACGGAGCAGGAGCCGCAGCCGGAGCAGAGGAAGAAGCCGGGCTAGGAGTCGAGCCAGAAGCAGAGGAAGGAGCCGAAGCCACAGTGGCAGTAGCAGCAGTAGCCACAGCCGAAACAGCAGCCATAGCAGCACTGTGAAAAAAAGTGAAGACTTCAGCGAGCTTGAGAAGGCCCGGCGTCAAAAGGAAATGGAAAACATGTTGTCTATGCCCACTAAATCTATCCTGAAGAAAAGAATAGACTCCTCAGAGACTGATTCACCCCTGTTAGTACAG AACACAGATTCTCCTCATGGACACGCAGGTGGTGGTCTTTCACAGGAGGCAGAGCAGTTACTCAGTGCAGTGACCAAAAATATGGATCCAGACGTACTCACATCAATGCTTTCACAAAGTTCTAACGCCAGTGCTCTTGAAGAGCTCATTAACAGGCTTCAGCCTACCAAAGACAGTGGACATGGCCTCCCTTATTCTCATGAGGGGAGCAGCCAAGAGAATTCAGACCTCAGCCAACTTCTCAATGTGATGGCAGAGGCAGTATCCATTCCGATTCCCAAAAAGAAAAGCTTTGTAGATATTGAAGATGAGGAGAAGTTTCTTTATGGGGATGATGACGATGAGGACAGTTTTCAAGGCAAAGGCATGGCTAAAGCCGGACAAAGTAGCTTATTAGACGTATATGGGGAAACCCAAGCTGATGTTGCACTTTATCGTGAAACAAAGGTAGGACCGATGCAGCCTCACAGTGTACAAAAGAGTGAATATGGACCTTCATCTTATCTCCATGGAAATCCTGAGGAAGATGATATATGCCATTCTAAACGAGAGAGCAAGCACAGAGACAAGCAATATACTTCAAAACAGACTGAAAAGGCTCCTGATGAGGGACTTGAACATTTCCCACCTGGTGTTGGGCCCAATGATGCTAAGGTTAGGGAGGAAGTGGAGGAATATGAAAAGATACAGGACCTGCTGAAGACAATTGGGCTTGACCTGGGTGTGGCTGAGATCAGCAAAATGGCTGCCAGAACGCAAGAGCGTCTTCATGGTAAAAACCCTGGAAAGAAGCCGCCTGCTCGCCGTCAGTCTGACAGAAAACACAGAAGTCATAGCAGGAGTTACAGCAGCAGCTctagcagcagcggcagcagcggcaGTCAGAGCTGCAGTCAGAGCCGCAGCAGGAGCCGGAGCCACAGCCGAAATAGGAGCAGCAGCCGAAGCCGTAGTCGAAGCAGCAGTCAAAGCAGCAGCCGTGAGCGCACCTCGAGTCGAAGCAGGAAAAGTTCAGTCCCTCCTGAAAAGCGATCTTCGAGATCTGTGAGTCAGAATGAGAAGGAGCATCGGCCTGCTGTCAAACCTGAGGAACGACCTTGGACTAATGCTAGTCCTCAGACTCCTGAAGTTGTTAATCAAGGTAGAAATCCTTTCCCACCTCACCCTAGCCGCACAGCCCACCAGATGCCTCCCTATCCGCACCAACCCCCGCATGGAGTTATGCCACCCAACTACCACCCCCCTGGATATGACCCTTATGGGAACTACATGCAGTATATGCCCCAAGGATGGCCCATGTACCCTCCCCCAGGCATGCCAGTTCCTCCGCCAAGTCCCATGGAGGACTACAACTCTTCTGGTCCAGAGCGGCCCTACCTTAAAGTTATTGATACAGGGTCAAATCAAGGACAAGAGACCGATAGAAAAG gaCCGAAAGTGGACCCATTGCAAAGCATGAGGGTTTGCAGCAGTGGCAGTCAAAGGAAGGTGTTTGAAGAAAAGAATACAGCCAGCCAGAAACAAAAG GTCATTGAAGAGCTTGAGAAGATAAGAAGGGACAGAGAATCCCGACTGAGGAAGAAAGATAGCCTAATAAAGGAGCTGGAGACACTGCGAAAGCAGCAAG GGGAACTCTTGAGAAagaagaggagggagaaagatggACACAAGGATCCCGTTCTCATAGAACTTGGACAACTTCAAGAAGATGTGATGGCCCAGATCTCTAAGTTGCGTGCCGAACATGAAGCAGCAGAAAAGAAGCATGAAGAACTTGTGAAGGTTGCATCTATCCTTGGTTTGGACCACAGAAACCTCAGAGGCTCTGGGGACCGTGAGCAGCAGTCTACCCAGAACAAGTCAAAGGAGATCGCCAGAAGCCCAGAGAAATCTAAGGCTGCCTTAAACACTTCCACAACAAAG GTTTCCAAGCCTTCAGCCGCAGCAGCCACTGCCCCGGCACCAGATACGCCAGCTGAGCTCATTGAATACTATGATGCGGGAAACCACTGGTGCAAAAACTGCAACATTACTAGTGGTTCcatgtttgatttttttacaCACTTGCACAGCAAAATCCATAGGAAG actTTAGATCCCTACGACAGACCTTGGGCACCAAAGTCTGAGACTGAAAAGAAACGGCCCTCAGGAGAGCAAATTTCCAAACCAGCAAAAG GCTCAGAGTTTCTGCTTCCTGTGAGAGGATTTTTCTGCCAATTGTGTAAACAGTTTTTTGGGGATCCTATTTGTGCAGAAGCCCATGTCACATGCCATAAACACAACGAGGTGTACAAG AAACAAATGTATGAGAATCCTCTCTACGAGCAAAGAAGAAATCTTGATCGCCAGGTTGGCATGGAGAGTGAAAGGAAGGTCGAGCACAAAAGGAAgcatgatgatgacgatgactCCAAAGATGACAATAAAAAGCCCAAGCTCATCAAAGATGAGGGGAAAAGGGAGGAACCTAAATACAGCAAGGAAGGAGAACACAAGGCAAAGTACAAcaaagaagaagagaaggaggaagaaaaacaaaaaatcagaaaGGAGGAGCAAGAGCGGATTAAGTATAggaaagaagaagaggagagagagcggTATGCAAGGGAAGCAGAAGAGAGGGGCAAGTATAAAAAGGAGCAGGAGGACCGGTATCGAcagaagaaagaggaagaagagagaTATAGGTATAGGGACGATAATCGGTACAGGTACAGGGATGAAGATGACATGTATAGGTACAGAAAGGAGGATGAGAGATCTAGGTATGGCAGAGAAGATGAAAAGAAATACAGGTATGGTCGTGAACCTGAGGAAGACAGACGACCAAAATACAGAGAGGATGAAGGGGTAAAGTGGCCAAAATCGAAATGGGAGGACGACGATGACGAGAACAAGTCAAGAGATGAGAAAAAGGATGATAAATGGCAACGTCAAAAAGCAAAGGCTGGGCGATCCAAAGACATTTTGTCCAAAGCCCCTGTAAAAGATAGCAAGACTGAGCCTGAGAAACCCAGTGAGCTTCCTAAAGTCCTGTCTGGGCCGAGTCCAGCTATGCTTGCAAAGCTTCGCAAAAAGAATGAGGAGGCTGCTGGTCGTCCTGCCTTCGGAAAGTTCACCTGGAAAAAGCCTGAAAAGACAGCACTGGAGAAAGAAGCAGAAAGAATTGCTGCACAGTTCACAAAGGAGGATGAAGAgagtgctgcagcagcagcactggaGGCCAACAAAGACTCTGAGGACCCAGATGCATTTGCAAAATCTGTGGCTGTTGCCAAAAACATTGCGATCAAATTGTCTAGCAAGCCTACTCTTCCCCCTTCCCAGGAGTGGGTGGCGTTTAACCAAAACAAAGTTCGGCCTACTTTACCTCCCACCCCCAATTTTCTGAGAAAGTCCAGCATTGGACCCCAAAACAAACCAGGCCCAACTATGGTCAGCAAGTCACCTGGGCCTGTGACAAAAGACCAGGCTCAGAATGAGGGTGTGATCTCAGCTGATCTTATCTCTAAAGCATTTGGAGGACAAGAGGTGGAGTTAAAAGTTTCGGGTAATAAAAATGTTTCTCCTACTTCAAGCTCCCCAATAACTGCTTCAACACCAACCCCAACAACTACATTTATGCCCCCTCCACCAACTACTTTTATGCCTCCTCCAGATACTTCTATGCCACCACCAGCATTCACAGTGAAGAACGTTGAAGCCGTCCAGCTTAAGGCTCCTCCTCCACGTATAATCAGTCTTCAGTCTGATGTAGCTGCTCCTGGTGTACCTAAGGAGGAGCAGAATCTGACTGTACTGGTCCGTCCTCCACCCCAACTTAAGATCAGCACCAACGATTCAAAATCAGACAAACCTAAAACGAGCCTTGCTGCAGCGAAAGCTAAAGATTTATTTGACATTTTCTACAGTGGCAGCAGCACTATGGTTGGCTCCAGTGTTGCAAGTGCAGGCAGTAAAATTGTGCCTAAATCCAACTCTAATGCTAACACTAAACATCAGGGGACCATGCAGAGTCAAGCAAGTGAAAAATCAATAAAGAATGAGGGCCCAGAAACTGAAGACTCATCTGAGGTCACACAATCAAAGTGTAAAGAATCATCTGCAGATAAAGAAATTGAATCTCCCACAGTGGGTAAGGGTGCTTTAGATGAGGAGCCACAAATGGATGAAAAGTCTCTAGGTAAGAACTCACAAGTGGATGAAGCCTCCATGGATGAGGAACCACAAAGAAGTCAAATGTCACTTGATGAAGAACCACAGGTAGATAAAATCTCTTTAGGTGAAGAACCACAAGTAGATAAAAGCTTTGTAGATGAGAAACCAGCAGTAGATAAAAGCTCCTTAGGTGAAGTACAACAGGTAGACAAAAGCTTTGTAGGTAAGGAACCAGCCGTAAATAAAAGCTTTGTAGGTGAGGAACCAGCGGTAGATAAAATCTTTGTAGTTGAGGAAACAGTGGTAGAAAAAGTCTCTCTTTGTGAGGAAATACAGATGAATCAAAGCTCTCTTGGCGAGGAACCACAGGTGGATAAAGGGTCTCCGTGTGAGGAACCAGTGGTAGATGAAGGCTTTCTTGGTGAGGAACCACAAGTGGATGAATGCTCTCCATGTAAGGAACCACAGTTAGATAACAGCTCTTCATGTGAGAAACTGGTGGTCAATAAAGGATCTCTTGTTGAGGAAGAACCAATGGATAAAAGCACTCTAGGTGAGAAACCAGTGGTAGAGAAAAGCTCTCCTGCTGAGGAACCACAGTTGGATAAAAGCCCTCCATGTGAGGAACCAGTGGTAGATAAAGGCTTTCTTGGTGGGGAGCCACAGTTGGATGAATGCTCTCCATGTAACGAACCACAGGTAGATAACACTTCTCCATGTGAGGAACCAGTGGTAGATGAAGACTCTCTTGCTAAGAAACCACAGGTAGATACCGGCTCTCTAGGCAAGGAATCCGAGATAGATAAAGGCTTACTTGCAGAGGAACCACAGATGGACCAAAGTTCTCCAAGTAAGGAACCTGTTTTAGATAAAGGCTCTGTTGTTGAGGAACCACAGTTGGACAAAAACTCAAAGACTTTGGAGCTCTCGCTAAATGAAGAGAACTGTGAGAATATGGAAATAATTGCTCCCAGTAATGAAGCCACCTCTTTGGAGTGTGAGCCTAGCTCAACAATCTTGGAGAACATTGAGATTATGGATACAAGTGGTGGTAAACAGGATGGGGAAACCCCTCTGGACCCTGAGGAGGCTATGACTgtttcattttctcctccaccagggtCTTTCACAGAGCAGCTGAATCTGGACACTTTTGAGTTCAATTTTGACTCTTTGTAA